Within the Dolichospermum compactum NIES-806 genome, the region TGTTGCTTCAGCGACACAAACAGCAAGCTGGTTAGTTGCCTTAATTGGTGGTTTATTAGCTTTTTTATTTCAGCTATTTTTAGTAGGTTGGTTTTATCGCTTGCGTTGTTTGCCTATATGGGCTGCGTTTGTACAAGACATTTTGTGTATTACACTCGTATTTTTTGCCGTAGATGCTCCTCGTCAGGGGGGACTAATTGCTTTAATCCTGCTATGGCTGGCCATTGTCAGTGCTAAATACTGGTATGATTGGTATAAGGGTGGCAAGCAAAGGTATGGGGCAAGGGACAGAAAGCAGGGGGAGTAATTCTTACCCATTACCTATTACCCATTACCAATCAGCAAAACTAATGTAAAAGTCCGATAACGTGCAGTAAGCCTTTACCAGTGATTAATTCAATAATTAACCCAATAAAACCTAGCATAGCTATCCGACCATTCCAAACTTCTGCGCTGGTGGTGATTCCCCATTCCCAACGTTCCTGGGGATACATTTTTACCCTTTTTTTCATTTGGGTAACTTGAGAGAGTTTGAGGTCAGGTTGTTGCAAGACATCAATTATCAGGTCGCATAGAGCTTTGATAAAAACTGGGTTAGTATTAGGAGCAGGAACTCGTCCGAAGTTATGTATTCCTGCTTCCTCAGCTATTTCTCGATATTCAATGTCAATTTCTTGTAGTGTTTCAATATGTTCAGAAACAAAACTAATGGGGACAACTACCAAATTTTTCACACCTTTAGCGCCGAGTTCGTTGAGTGCATCTTCTGTGTAGGGTTGTAGCCATTCTACTGGACCAACACGACTTTGATAGGCGAGGGTGTGGGGATTGGGACGATTGAGAGTTTGCATAATTAAGGTTGTGCATTCCTCAATTTCTTGCTGGTAGGGATCTCCTGCTTCCTCTACATAGCTTTTAGGTACACCATGTGCGCTAAAGAATATATGCACGTCATCCGGCTGTGGAAACTTATTAATTTCGCCAATTATGAGTTCTGCCATTGCTTGGAGATAACCTGGTTCTTTGTACCAAGAGGCAATGACTGTATACGCAAGACTTTGGAGTTTGGGGTTTTCTTTCCACAGTTGTTCTAATAACCGGAAACTAGAACCGCTGGTGCTGATGGAAAATTGGGGGTAAAGTGGGAGAATTACTAACTTATCAATGTTATCTTGGGTAAGTTGGGCGATCGCTTCCTCCGTATAAGGATGCCAATAACGCATTCCCACATAGATATTAGCTTCTTGTCCTAACTCACCTAACTGCGCCTTGATAGCTTCTCCTTGTTCCTCTGTAATCCGCCGTAAGGGAGAACCGCCACCAATTTGCTTATAATTTTCTTGAGATGTCTTTTCTCGGCGTGTAGCAATAAACCAAGCCAAAGGTTTTTGCATCCAGCGAAACGGTAAACGGATAATTTCGGGATCTGAAAACAGATTATACAAAAAAGGTCTTACATCTTCTAATTTATCGGGACCACCAAGATTAAGTAATAATACCCCTATACGACCCATAGCAGTTACTTTCCCCCAATCCTTACAGATTTTTCACTAATGTTAACAATATATCTTTATTAAATATAAAGCTTTATCGGCAGGAAAAATACAATGGCAACAATTTTTCGAGATTTGAGTTATAGATACCAATGGCTATATGATGGCATCTCTCGGTTAGCGGCTGTGACTGTGGGTGGTGAACCCCGGTTTCGTCAACTGGCTTTACAAAATTTAAAACTACAATCAGATACTCAGATCTTAGATTTATGCTGTGGTAGTGGTCAAGTAACCAGATTTTTAGTAAATTTTTCGGAAAATGTCACCGGCTTGGATGCTTCCCCATTATCTATAAAACGATGCCAGGAAAATGTACCAAATGCCACTTATATAAAAGCATTTGCTGAGGATATGCCTTTTGCAGATAATTTGTTTGATGTGGTACATACTAGCGCAGCCTTACACGAAATGCAGTCAGAACAACTCCGCAAAATCATTAAAGAGGTTTATCGGGTATTAAAACCAGGAGGAGTTTTCACTTTGGTGGACTTTCACCCCCCAACAAATCCGATATTTTGGCCGGGGTTGGCGGTATTTTTCTGGTTGTTTGAAACCCAGACAGCTTGGGAATTGTTGAAAACGGATTTACCTGGTTTGTTAACAGATTATGGTTTTGATGTGGGTAAACCTAGTTTATATGCTGGTGGAAGTTTGCAGGTAATTCAGGGAAGAAAAATTGTTGAATAGGAGGCAAACCCCCTGTGGTTGCCCCAAATACCCAAATAACGGGGTAGGCACGGGGGCGCTACCCCTACATTAAATCCAACTCTTTTGTATGTAACAAACCAGGAAAAAGTTCTAAGTAACTTGTTCTGTTTGTGTTTCTACTTTTTGACCAATTTTTGGTTCTGTACCCGCAATTAATCGCTCAATATTGGTGCGGTGACGGATTATTACATATAAACCGCCAGTCAAACCCAGAAGAATGTAGGCTAAAGGTTGATGGAAAATTACCATTAAAATGGAAACAGCCACAGCCCCAGCAATAGAACTTAAAGAGACAATTCTAGAAATGGCAATGACTAATGCAAATACGCCTAATGTTGATAATCCAACCTGCCAACTTATAGCTAGTAAAATTCCCACACCACTAGCCACAGATTTACCACCAGTAAAACCAAGAAAGATGGATTTACTATGTCCTAAAAGGGCGGCTAACCCGGCTAATGTGACTAAATAAGGTTGCCAAATTTCGGGATTTACAGTTGGTGGAATTAAGTTTTGACTATAAGCAATGTTAAATAAAGCATAACCTAAGTTTATGGCTAATACTCCTTTTAAAGCATCAATTAATAACACAAATGCCCCTGGGACTTTACCCAAGGTTCTCAAAACATTAGTTGCACCTGTTGAACCAGAACCAACTTCTCGAATATCAATTCCTTTTAATAGCTTACCTGCTAGATATCCAGTGGGAAAAGAACCAAAGAGGTAAGCTAATAAAACCACCACTCCACACAAACTTAACCAAAGAAACATAAATTTGCTAGTTGTCAGTTGTTAGTTGTTAGTTGTTTTACCAATGACCAATGACCAATTACCAATTACCAATTACCAATTACCAATTAAAAATCATCGTCAAAATCTCGATCTTTCATGGTTTTTGGGTCAGGGGCAAAAGCTAACCAGAGAGGGAATTGTAGTAATGCTAAACTGATTTGTTCCTCAGAATCATCAATGATAATTAAAGGCATTTGATTGGCTTTAACTAATCTTTCTGCTTTCTGAGCTAAAGCTGTCGGTGCTTCAAATAATACCACTCCTCTGTCTGGTCCGAAATCAGGACGACCGATACCTAAACAATCTTGTAAACCGCGTCGCCATTCGCCTAAACGTTCTGGAGTGTTTGCTAAAATTAGGGTTCGCACGCGATCGCCATATAATTGATGTAATATCGAAATTGCCGATGAAGCAATTAAAATATTCTGTAAGCGGCTACCCATTGTCCGCAAAGCACCCCGTCCACCAAGGGTAAATAACCAATTTGAGATTTTTTCTGCATGAATTGGTTCAAAGGTGCGGCGTAACTGCCAAGGTGGTCCATAATAATCTGGTTGGTTGCGGTATTGGTCAAGTAAGCGCCGGATTTTTTTAGTAGTGTCCTGAAACTGCTGTTGACCAAGTTGTGGCATTTCCGATAGCGATAGCGTGGCGTTGTCCATTTGTTCTTTCACAGGTTTAGCTTCTTTCGGCGCTGGCTTTTCCCGTTCTCGTACAGGTTGTACAAGCTGCATTTGTTCTGCTGCTGATGCCAAATCCTGTAAACTGCCTGTGAGATAGTCTTTAAAACCTTGTACCCGAATTGCTATATCTTGAGATGTCCCGGCAAAGGTTGTCCGCATTTCATTACGAATTCGTTCTTGACGACGTTCGAGTTGTTCGACAGAAATTTGTAAGGCTTGTTTGCGTTGTTCTAACTGTGATAATGAATCTTGGACAACTTGTGAGAGTGCGGTTTGAGTTACACCAATTTGCGTCTGAAGGGTAGCATAAGTAGTTTCCAATTCAGCAATTTCTGCGCTGAGGTATGATGACTTTTGCTGTAATTGGGCTAATCTTTGCTCTGCTTGTATATATAGTGAATCTTTTGCTTCTAGTGCTGTTGTTTCTGTTGTTTCTGACGTTGCCAATTCACCAGATGCTTTAGTTTCTAATTGTAAATTGGTAGATGGTTTTTCCGGTGGTTCATCTGTAGGGGGTTGCACTTCTATTTGTTCTAACCACTCATTTATGGGTTCTGGAGTTGGAGATTCTTCTGGGTTCATAAACAACTATATAAATTTTCCATGATACAAAAAATATCTTTCTTGAAATATCCAATTGACTAGAGACAAAATCTAGTCAATGCGTGGACAACGTTCTTCTAGACAAGATCTTAAGGTTTTGGGGTCAAATAAAATTGGTAAAAAGTGAATACTGTTCACTTCTTTAAAATAGAACAAAATGGGAACCGGATTCCAGAATATTCGCCAATTTTGCCATTCTTGGTAGGGAAAACGTTTAATTAACTTTTCGCCTCTATAAAGATCAAAGTCAGTGGCGGTAAATTGGAAGCGCAGTGTTACAGCTTGCAACATCAAAAACAAACCCAAGACCGTTAATATTCCTCCCAAC harbors:
- the hemH gene encoding ferrochelatase; translation: MGRIGVLLLNLGGPDKLEDVRPFLYNLFSDPEIIRLPFRWMQKPLAWFIATRREKTSQENYKQIGGGSPLRRITEEQGEAIKAQLGELGQEANIYVGMRYWHPYTEEAIAQLTQDNIDKLVILPLYPQFSISTSGSSFRLLEQLWKENPKLQSLAYTVIASWYKEPGYLQAMAELIIGEINKFPQPDDVHIFFSAHGVPKSYVEEAGDPYQQEIEECTTLIMQTLNRPNPHTLAYQSRVGPVEWLQPYTEDALNELGAKGVKNLVVVPISFVSEHIETLQEIDIEYREIAEEAGIHNFGRVPAPNTNPVFIKALCDLIIDVLQQPDLKLSQVTQMKKRVKMYPQERWEWGITTSAEVWNGRIAMLGFIGLIIELITGKGLLHVIGLLH
- a CDS encoding class I SAM-dependent methyltransferase, translated to MATIFRDLSYRYQWLYDGISRLAAVTVGGEPRFRQLALQNLKLQSDTQILDLCCGSGQVTRFLVNFSENVTGLDASPLSIKRCQENVPNATYIKAFAEDMPFADNLFDVVHTSAALHEMQSEQLRKIIKEVYRVLKPGGVFTLVDFHPPTNPIFWPGLAVFFWLFETQTAWELLKTDLPGLLTDYGFDVGKPSLYAGGSLQVIQGRKIVE
- the plsY gene encoding glycerol-3-phosphate 1-O-acyltransferase PlsY gives rise to the protein MFLWLSLCGVVVLLAYLFGSFPTGYLAGKLLKGIDIREVGSGSTGATNVLRTLGKVPGAFVLLIDALKGVLAINLGYALFNIAYSQNLIPPTVNPEIWQPYLVTLAGLAALLGHSKSIFLGFTGGKSVASGVGILLAISWQVGLSTLGVFALVIAISRIVSLSSIAGAVAVSILMVIFHQPLAYILLGLTGGLYVIIRHRTNIERLIAGTEPKIGQKVETQTEQVT
- a CDS encoding DUF3086 domain-containing protein; translation: MNPEESPTPEPINEWLEQIEVQPPTDEPPEKPSTNLQLETKASGELATSETTETTALEAKDSLYIQAEQRLAQLQQKSSYLSAEIAELETTYATLQTQIGVTQTALSQVVQDSLSQLEQRKQALQISVEQLERRQERIRNEMRTTFAGTSQDIAIRVQGFKDYLTGSLQDLASAAEQMQLVQPVREREKPAPKEAKPVKEQMDNATLSLSEMPQLGQQQFQDTTKKIRRLLDQYRNQPDYYGPPWQLRRTFEPIHAEKISNWLFTLGGRGALRTMGSRLQNILIASSAISILHQLYGDRVRTLILANTPERLGEWRRGLQDCLGIGRPDFGPDRGVVLFEAPTALAQKAERLVKANQMPLIIIDDSEEQISLALLQFPLWLAFAPDPKTMKDRDFDDDF
- a CDS encoding DUF3119 family protein, with product MHSSFTPNIISTVELKPSYNIPVVLVLVAIPVLLVQPWLGGILTVLGLFLMLQAVTLRFQFTATDFDLYRGEKLIKRFPYQEWQNWRIFWNPVPILFYFKEVNSIHFLPILFDPKTLRSCLEERCPRID